The following DNA comes from Halalkaliarchaeum sp. AArc-CO.
CCCTTCGGCAGTCTTTTATATAGTGTCTCCATGTATCTCATCCATGGATCGCCAGCTATCGATCGTTTCTCCCCGGTTTGTCGTCCGCTATCTCAGGGTGATCTGGCGTGGCTGAAAACGAGCAGGAACTCGCCCGTGACCTCGGTTTCCTCGAGGCGTACACCCTCGGTCTGGGCACCATGATCGGGGCGGGGATCTTCGTATTGCCCGGAATCGTCGCCGGACGGGCAGGCCCGGCGAGCATGGTGTCGTTTGCGATCGCTGGCGTCGTCTCGCTTTTGGCCGCGCTGTCGCTGTCCGAACTGGCGACCGGGATGCCGAAAGCAGGTGGGAGTTACTACTACGTCAATCGTGCGCTCGGCGGATTTTTCGGCAGTATCGTCGGCTGGGGAATGTGGGTCGGGCTCATGTTCGCGACCGCGTTCTACATGCTCGGATTCGGACAGTATCTCGCCGGCCTTCACCCGTCGATTCCGATCGTCGCCTCGGCGCTCGTGATGGGGGCGATCCTCACGCTCGTCAACTACCGTGGAGTAAAAGAGACCGGATCGCTTCAGAACGTGATCGTCATCGCGCTGGTCGTGTTGATCATCGCGTTTATCGCCTTCGGCCTCGCGGCGCTCGACCCGTCGCTTTTGACGCCGTTCGCTCCCGAGGGGTGGAGTGCAGTGGGACTCACCGCCGGCACCGTCTTCGTGGCGTTCATCGGGTTCGAAGTGATCGCAACGTCGGCCGAGGAGATCAAGAACCCGGGTCGCAACCTCCCGCTGTCGATGATCGCCGCGGTCGTGACGCCCGCAATCCTGTACGTACTCGTGATGCTCGTCTCGACGGGCGTACTCCCGATTCCCGAACTCGAGGTTTCGACGATTCCTGTCGCGGACGTCGCCATGGTGTACGCCGGCGAGATCGGCTCGCTCGCGATGATCTTCGGGGCGGTGCTGGCAACCGTTTCTTCGGCGAACGCGTCGATCCTCTCGGCCGCACGGGTGAACTTCGCGATGGGCCGGGACAGAATCCTCACTGTCTGGCTCAACCAGGTCCACGAACGGTTCCGAACCCCGTATCGGGCGATCCTTGCGACCGGGATCGTCATCCTCCTGTTGATCGCAGGTCCCCTTCCGATCGACACGCTCGCGGACGTCGCCTCCTTCTCGTACCTGGTCGCGTACGCGCTGGTTCACGTCGCGGTGGTCGTCATGCGTCGGGCAGACCCCGCGACGTACGATCCGGATTTCCGCATCCCAGATCCCCTGTATCCCGCCGTGCCGATCGCCGGTGGGTTGGGGTGTCTCGCCGTCATGATTCAGATGCGACCACTCGTCCAGGGGATCGGTCTCGCGATCGTGGGCATCGGTGTCGGCTGGTACTTCCTGTACGTCCGCGAGCGAACCGAGACGGTCGGCCTCGTCGGCGAGGCGATAGCAACTGAACCGGCCGGTGGAGCCGGATCCGTCGGGGGGACCGGAAACGGAGACGGGGATGGGGACGTATACCGCGTCGTCGTTCCGGTCGCGAACCCGGACACCGAAGAGACGCTGATCCGGTATGCGGCCGCCAGCGCCCACGGACACGATGGGGAGGCCGAATTGATAGCAGTCAACGTGATCGAAGTGCCCCCCCAGACCTCTCCGGCCCAGATCGAACTCGAGGAGGAGCGCGTCGGGCGTCAGCAGGAACTGCTCGAAAGTGCCCGGGACACTGCCGACACGCTGTCGTTACCGCTGCAAACGCGAGCGATCGTCGGCCGGCACGCCGGCGACGCGATTCTCTCGATCATCCGCGAGGAAGAGGCCGACCACGTGTTGATGGGCTGGAGTCCAGACCATCGCCGACGGGACGCGGTGTTCGGATCCACGCTCGACACGGTCGTCGAACAGGCGCCGTGTGAGGTGTCGCTCGTGACGCGTCCGAGTATGCGTCCCGGTAACGTCGTCGCGCTCGCCGGACGTGGGCCGAACGCACCCGTGGCAGCAAGGCGGGCTGGCGAAATCCACCGTACGTTCGAAGATTCGTCGCTCACGCTCCTGAGCGTGCAGCAACCGCTCGCCGCGACTGACCAGTCCGAATCGGTGGGCTCCGGCGTGGACGGACCGGACGGTTCCGACGATGGTGAAACAAGCGATTCCGACGCCAGTGAAACGAGCGATTCCGACGACGGTGAACGGGAGGATCCCGAAACCGTCGGCAAAGAAACCATCGACGACGTCGCAGCCGCTGCGGGCCTCGACCCGGACGAGTACGAGTCGCGGGTAGTGGTCGACGAGAACGTCAGGGAGGCGCTGCTCGAAACGGTCGACGCGTACGACACCGTCGCCGTCGGAGCGACCGGGGAGAGCTTCGTCGCCCGGACGATGTACGGCACTATTCCACGCGACATCGTTTCACGTACCGACAACACGGTCGTGATCGCACGCGGGGGCGACGCACGGCCTCGTTCGCTCAAACGGGCAATCCTCGAGCGTCTCGTCGCCCTCCTGGAATCCGAACCGACGGAAAACCAATCGATGAACTCGTGACATGACGGTGAAAGTAGACTGGCGAGCAAGTGTCGCCCTGACTGGAACTGCGTTGAAGTACATCTCGTTTGCGATGTTCGTCCCCCTCGCCGTCGCCGTCGTCTATCGGGAGGACGTTCTGGTGTTCCTCGTCTCGCTTTCGATCGCACTCGGGATCGGACTGCTGCTGGAACGCGCCTCCGATCACACGGATCTGGGGCCTCGCGAGGCGCTGTTGTTCGTCACGCTCGTGTGGGGCGTCGTGTCGCTGGTCGGTGCCGTCCCGTACGTGCTGGCCGGCTACGGGACCGCCTCGACGCTGTCACATCCGATCAATGCGCTGTTCGAATCGGTGTCCGGATTCACGACCACCGGCGCGACCGTGATGGGGGAGATCTCCTTCGAGCAGCATTCACACGCACTGTTGCTGTGGCGACAGCTCACCCAGTGGCTCGGCGGAATGGGGATCATCGTACTGATGGTCGCGATCCTGCCCGAGCTGGCGGTCAACGGGGCACAGCTGGTCGACTCGGAGGCGCCGGGTCCAGAACTCCAGAAGCTGACGCCGCGCATTGCGGAAACCGCCCGGATCCTGTGGCTGTTTTACTTCGCGTTCACGCTGCTTTACGTGCTGCTGTTGCTCGTGTTACATTTCGTCGGATTCGCACCGAATATGGACGTGTACAACGCCGTGGCCCACGGCTTCACGACGCTGCCGACCGGAGGGTTCTCCCCGCAGGCCGACAGCATCGCCGCGTTCTCGCCTGCGGTGCAGTGGGTCGTGATTCCATTCATGCTCGTCGCAGGGACGAATTTCGCGCTGTTTTATTACGTCCTCCAGGGGGAGTACCGGTCGTTCTTCCGGAACCGGGAGTTCCAGGCGTACATCGGTGCCGTCGCCGGATTGATCGTCGTCCTCTGGGGACTGCTGTTCACCGGCGCAGCACCGACCCTCGAACTCGGCGGCACGACGGAAGGTGTTCTCGAGAACTCGCTGCGGCAGGCTGCATTCCAGATCGGCTCTCTCCTGAACTCGACAGGGTATGCAACCAGTGACTTCGCCCAGTGGGACGCGAGCGCCCAGATCGTGTTGTTGTTCGCGATGTTCATCGGCGGTTCGGCTGGGTCGACCGGGGGTGGAATCAAAGTCGTCCGGTGGCTCGTCGTCCTCAAGACGATCCGACGCGAGCTTTTCACCACTGCACACCCCGATGCGGTCAAGCCGGTCCGACTGGGGAGGTACGTCGTCGACGAGGACGTAATCAAAGCAATTTTCGCCTTTACGCTGTTGTATCTGGTTCTCTTCGCCGTCGCAGCCGTCGTGATCACGCTAGACGCCTCCCGTGTCGGGCTCGAACTTTCGGTTCTGGAGGCCGCAAGCGCAAGCCTTGCGACGATCGGGAACATCGGTCCGGGGTTCGGGCTGCTCGGCCCGTTCGGAAGCTATCTGGCGTTTCCCCCGACGAGCAAGCTACTGATGATCTTCCTGATGTGGATCGGCCGGCTCGAGATCATCCCCGTATTGGTGCTTTTCACCGGCGCGTTCTGGAAGCGGTAACGGAGTGGGGGATCCGTTGCCGACCCCGTTTTAAGTAACTCCGCGGCGTACCTTCAGTATGCACACGAACCGCTCGCTCGGGCTTCCGTCCGGTCGTGAGGCACTTCTCGCGGCGGGCTTCGTCGTCGGCGTCAACGCCCTCGGCGCGCTCCCCGCATTCCTTTTCGGCTCCGAAACCGGCTGGATCGACCGGCCGTGGTTCTATCCGCCGGAGATCCTGTTCCCGATCGTCTGGACGCTGCTTTTCACGCTACTCGGGCTTGCGCTGTACCGCGTCTGGAAACGCGGGATCGGACGCCGCGACGTGCGGGTCGCGTTCGGCGTCTTCGCCGCCCAGTTCTCACTCAACCTCCTGTGGACGCCGGTCTTTTTCGGCCTCCAGCGACCAGATCTGGGGCTGTTGGTGATCCTCGTGCTCTGGGTCGGAATCGTTGCCACAATTGTCGCCTTCGACCGCGTCGACCGGGTGGCTGCCGCGCTTGTCGTCCCGTATCTGCTGTGGGTGTCGTTCGCTGCGGTTCTCAATTACGCAATTTACGCCGCGTGACAGGCGGACACCATTGTGCTGGCGGGTGGAAGAGCGACACTTATCGGTCGTGGGTACAACGGGGAGTTATGAGCAAGATTACGCCCCCCGAACTCGACGACCGACTCTCAGCCGGTGAGAACCTGTTTTTGCTGGACATCCGCCCCCGAGACTCGTTTCGAAACGGAAGTATCGACGGGTCACATAACGTTCCGGTGTACGGTGACCTCCAGCGCGGAGACGAATCGTCGCTTCGAAGTCAACTGGACGAAATCCCCCGCGACGAGGACGTCGTCGTGATCTGCAAGGCCGGCATCGTCGCGAAGAAGGCGACCGCCATCCTGAACGAGGAGGGATGCGACGCCGCCACACTTCTGGGAGGGATGAGCGGTTGGAACGGCTACAAAAACGGAACGATCGGGTACAGATTGCGGTCGCTGCTGTGGCGGGCGACCGGTTGAGACGGCAAGTCAGGACCACGGTGAGTCGAGACCCCCGATGTACGGACCGCGGGCGAGAGCGTCCGAGCGTGTTCCCGTGGCTGTTGCCCTATTGATGTCGGGTTTGTGCCCGGTTTGCACGACAATTCTGCGCTTTTATTGAAAATGGCCCCCAGTAGTACGGCCCTCCGGTCACTGTCAACGCGTCTCAGACGAACGATTGAAATACCGCGTGCGTCTACCCGCCCCTATGAGCGGACAAGACCCTTTCGGTGCGATCCGCGAGTTCGAGCACGACGGGACCACCTACCGGATGGCGGACCTGACCGCGCTCGAGGACGCCGGACTGTGTGACCTGGAGAAACTGCCGGTCAGCATCCGGGTGTTGCTGGAGTCGGTGCTCCGCAACGTCGACGGCGAGGGAATCACCGAAGACGACGTCCGCAACGCCGCCGCCTGGGAGCCGGACGTCCCCGACGTCGAGGTGCCCTTCACGCCCTCCCGGGTCGTGCTACAGGACCTCACGGGCGTTCCGGCCGTGGTCGACCTCGCGGCGCTCAGGTCGGCCGCCGACCGCAACGGGGCGGACCCCTCGATCGTCGAGCCGGAGGTTCCGTGTGACCTGGTGATCGATCACAGCGTCCAGGTCGACTACTTCGGTTCCGAGGACGCCTACGAGAAGAACGTCGAACTCGAGTACGAGCGCAACGAGGAGCGCTACCGCGCGATCAAGTGGGCGCAGAACGCGTTCGACCGGTTCCAGGTCGTCCCGCCGGGCACGGGAATCGTCCACCAGGTGAACCTCGAACATCTCGGACAGGTCGTTCACGACCGCGAGCGCGACGGCGACCGGTGGCTCGTTCCCGACACCCTCGTGGGGACCGACAGTCACACCCCCATGATCGGTGGGATCGGTGTCGTCGGTTGGGGCGTCGGCGGCATCGAGGCCGAGGCCGCCATGCTCGGCCAGCCGATCACGATGAAGCTCCCGGAGGTCGTCGGCGTCCGGCTCACCGGCGAACTCCCGGAGGGCGCCACCGCGACGGACCTGGTGTTGCACATCACCGAACAGCTCCGCGAGGTCGGCGTCGTCGACCGGTTCGTCGAGTTCTTCGGTCCGGGCGTTTCGAGCCTCACCGTCGCCGACCGGGCGACCATCTCGAACATGGCCCCCGAGCAGGGCTCGACGATCAGCATGTTCCCGGTCGACGAGTCGACGCTCGATTACCTCGAGCTCACCGGACGGGATCCCGAACACGTCGAACTTGTCGAGGAGTACCTGAAGGCGCAGGGGCTGTTCGGCGAGCAGGAGCCCGAGTACACCGAGGTCGTCGAGTTCGACCTGGGGAGCGTCGAACCCAGTCTCGCCGGTCCCAAGCGCCCGCAGGACCGGGTCCCGATGGACGGAATGAAGACTCACTTCCGGGAGCTGGTCGCCGAGGAGGTCGCCGACGCGACGCCCGAGGACCCGGCCGACCTGGATCGGTGGTTCGACGACGGCGGCGACGGCGGCGCCCCCGAGACGGCTGCCGGAGGCGACGCACCCACGACGACCGCCGGGGGCGACGCCGCACAGATGCAAAAACCCTCGCCGACGTCGAAGTCGAACCTCGGCGAGAAGGTGTCGGTCGAACTCGAGGACGGCACCACAGCCGAGATCGGGCACGGAAGCGTCGTCGTCAGCGCGATCACCAGCTGTACAAACACCTCGAACCCGTCGGTGATGATCGCTGCCGGGCTGCTGGCGAAAAACGCCGTGGAGATGGGGCTCGAAGTGCCCGACTACGTCAAGACCAGCCTGGCGCCAGGGAGCCGCGTCGTCACGGAGTACCTCGAGGAGTCCGAGCTGCTCCCGTATCTCGAGGATCTGGGGTACCACGTCGTCGGGTACGGCTGTACGACCTGTATCGGCAACGCAGGCCCGCTGCCGGAATCGATCGAGGAGGCGATCGACGAACACGACCTCTGGACCACGAGCGTCCTCAGTGGCAACCGGAACTTCGAGGCGCGGATCCACCCGAAGATCAAAGCCAACTACCTGGCGAGCCCGCCCCTGGTGGTCGCGTACGGGCTGGCGGGACGGATGGACGTCGACCTCGAGGAGGAACCGATCGGCGTCGGCGACGACGGCGAACCCGTCTACCTCTCGGACGTCTGGCCGAGCCCGGAGGAGGTAAAAGAGGCAATCCACGACAACGTCGACTCCTCCATGTTCGAAGAGAAGTACGCGGAGGCGTTCGAAGGCGACGCCCGCTGGGAGGCGCTCGACGCGCCCACCGGCGACGTCTACGAGTGGGACGACGAGTCGACGTACATCCGGGAACCGCCGTTCTTCACGGACTTCCCGCTGGAAAAGCCCGGCGTGTCGAATATCGAGGACGCCCGGTGTCTCATGCTGCTGGGTGATACGGTCACCACCGACCACATCAGCCCGGCCGGTCCGTTCGGTCCCGACCTGCCGGCGGGGCAGTGGCTCATGGACCACGGCGTCGACCCCCACGAGTTCAACACCTACGGCTCCCGTCGGGGCAACCACGAAGTGATGATGCGCGGGACGTTCGCGAACGTCCGGATCGAAAACGAGATGCTCGACGGGACGGAGGGTGGCTACACGATCCACCATCCAACCGATGAAGAAACGACGGTCTTCGAGGCCAGCGAGCGCTACCGCGAGGAGGAGACGCCGCTCGTGGTGCTGTCGGGCGTGGAGTTCGGTACCGGATCCAGCCGCGACTGGGCCGCCAAAGGGACCGACCTGCTGGGGATCCGCGCGACCATCGCCGAGAGCTACGAACGGATCTACCGCGACAACCTGGTCGGCATGGGCGTGCTGCCGCTGCAGTTTTCGCCCGGCGACTCCTGGGAGTCGCTCGGGCTCGACGGTTCGGAGTACTTCCACATCCGCGGGCTCGACGACGGCCTGGAACCCAACGCCGAACTCACCGTCGTCGCCGAGAAAGAGGACGGCGAGACCGTCGAGTTCCCGGTAACCGCACAGGTCGGCACCCCCGCCGCGGTGACGTACGTCGAACACGGCGGCATCCTGCACTACGTGCTCCGGCGGCTGCTGACCGAGGAGAACTAGGCGGTTCGAGCGGTCTCGCCGGTCTGACATTCGTTTCGCGGAGACCGGCTATCGTTCGGGCTCGACGACAGATGCGTCTATGGCGGATTGCTTCCAGCAGTTAGTATGGGGGAGGATAGTATTTCGGAAGAGTACTATATTACGTTAAACCGCGGGTTTTGAAGACACGTTCCCGTTCGACCCATCCCGTGCGACGGAGTGCCGGCGTCCAAAAACACTTATCCCGCTCGTCCGGCTTCTGGATGACATGAGCGAGAGCGACGCCCAGGCAGACGTGACGGTCGTCCTTCCGGACGGATCACAGCTTTCCGTACCGGAGGGATCGACAGTCGAGGACGTCGCCTACGAGATCGGTCCGGGGCTGGGAAGGGACACAGTCGCGGGCGTCGTCGACGGCGAACTCGTGGACAAGGCCGCGGTCGTCCCCGACGGTGCCCGCCTCGAGATCGTCACCGACGACGCCGATGAGTACCTGCGGGTCCTCAGACACACGGCCGCCCACGTGTTCGCCCAGGCGCTCCAGCGGCTGTATCCGGAAGCGAAACTCGCGATCGGTCCCCCGACCGACGAGGGCTTCTACTACGACGTGACGAACGTCGACCTCGACGAGGACGACCTCGCAGAGATCGAAGAGGAGATGGAACGGATCGTCGAGGCCGACTACGAACTCCATCGCGACGAGCGCCCGCGCGAGGAGGCGATCCACGGCTACGAGGACAACCGGTTCAAACGCGAGATCCTCGAAGAGGAGGCTGCGGGCGAAGCGGTCGTCTCCTTTTACGTCCAGGACGACTGGGAGGATCTCTGTCGGGGGCCACACGTGGAGTCCACCGGCGAGGTCGGCGCGTTCGCCCTGTTGAACATCTCCTCGGCGTACTGGCGCGGCGACGAGGACAACGAGACGCTCACCCGCGTGTACGGCACGGCGTTCGAAACCGAGGACGACCTCGAGGAGTACCTCGAGCGACGCGAGGAGGCCAAAAAGCGGGACCACCGGAAGATCGGCCGGGAGATGGACCTGTTCTCGATCCCCACGGTGACGGGTCCCGGGCTCCCGCTGTATCACCCCAACGGGAAGACCGTGCTCCGGGAACTCGAGGAGTACGCCAACGAGCTCAACCGTGGGGCCGGCTACGAGGAGGTCGAGACGCCCCACGTCTTCAGGACGGAGCTGTGGAAGCAGTCCGGCCACTACGACAACTACCGGGACGACATGTTCCTCCTGGACGTAAACGAAGAGGAGTACGGTCTCAAGCCGATGAACTGTCCCGGTCACGCGACGATCTTCGACCAGAAGTCCTGGTCCTACCGGGAGCTTCCAATGCGGTACTTCGAGAACGGGAAGGTGTACCGGAAGGAGCAGCGCGGCGAGTTGTCCGGGCTCTCGCGAGTGTGGGCGTTCACGATCGACGACGGCCACCTGTTCGTCCGGCAAGACCAGATCGAGGCCGAGGTCCGGCAGGTCATGGATATGATCTTCGAGGTGATCGAGACGTTCGACCTCGAGGTCGAGGTGGCGCTTGCGACCCGGCCGGAGAAGTCGGTGGGAAGCGACGAAATCTGGGAGTCTGCGGAGTCACAGCTGCGGGAGGTGCTCGAAAACGACGGACACGATTACGACCTCGAACCCGGTGACGGCGCCTTCTACGGGCCGAAGATCGACTTCGCGTTCGAGGACGCGCTCGGCCGCAGCTGGGACGGGCCGACCGTTCAGCTGGACTTCAACATGCCCGAGCGGTTCGATCTCACCTACACGGGCGAGGACAACGAGGAGCACCGCCCGGTGATGATCCACCGGGCGCTGTACGGCAGCTACGAGCGCTTCTTCATGGTGCTGATCGAGCACTTCGACGGGAACTTCCCGCTGTGGCTGGCCCCCGAACAGGTTCGGATCCTCCCCGTGAGCGACGAGACGCTCGGCTACGCCCACCGCGTGAAAAACGATCTTTCGGAGGCCGGCTTCCGGGTCGACATCGAGGACCGCGACTGGACGGTCGGCCGGAAGATCCGGGCCGGCCACGACGACCGGCTCCCATATATGCTGGTCGTCGGTCCCGACGAGGAGGAGACCGGTACTGTCTCCGTACGGGACCGGTTCGAGCGTGAAAAAGCGGACGTCGAACTGGAGGCGTTCCTCGAACACCTCGAAAACGAACGCGAGGAGAAACGGACCGAACCGGACTTCCTCGCGTGAGCTAGTCGCCAGGTCGATTTGCCGGGGAGCGCGATCGGCGGGGACCGGATCGACGTCCCGGGGTCGTGATCGCCGTGCGTTCGTTCTGTGGACAGTTCAGGCGGGTTCGACGCGCCAGGTCGTCGCGCCGGTGTAGGACCACTTTTCGATCTGGAGGTCCGCGGCGGATTCGCTGAGCTTCACCATCAGCGCGCCGATCTCCTTCGGGGAGAGGTCGACATCGTCGGCGATGAACTTGCTCTTGAAGTAGAGTTCGCCGTCTTCGGCTCGCTTTCGGAGGTACGACCTGAGACGTTCCTCTTTCGACTCTTCAGTGGAGTCCGTCTCCGTCGTCACGTCGGTGGAGGGGGTTGCAGTCGCGCTCATTGTGACACCTCGTCCCTCCATTGTGCCGAGGGGGTGTTATAAAGGCAGGAACGTTAGGGGTGATTCAGCTCCTTTCAGGAGAGTGTTGCCGATAAACTGTGTCTGACGGACGTTTTACGAACTTTTTAAATCAGTCTAGAAGTTTTAAAACATGATCTGAGGCTTCAAGATGGGTTCCGATCGACGAGACGTTCGGTCCACGAATGAACGGTAGTTTCGACGCCGAAATCCGTTTTCGATCGGTGAGAATTCCGCTTTCGTCGGCGATACTCACTCGCGCTCGTGGAGCCAGAACTCTTCGCTTTCGGTCGATTCCTTCTTGAAGATCGGCACTTCTTCCTTCAACTGGTCGATCCCGTCTTCGACTGCCCGGAACGCCTGCTTTCGATGCCCCGCGAGGACGACGACGAAGACGATGTCCTCACCGGCCTCGATGACGCCCGAACGGTGGTGTAGCAACACTTCGAACACCTCATCCCGGGACTCCAGGCGCTTCCGGATGTCGTCCATCCGGTTTTCGGCGACGCCGTCGTACTTTTCGAAGACCAACCGTTCGGTCCGATCGTCGTCTGGGGAATCCGTAACCCGAACGCGGCCGGTGAAGGTTGCGATCGCACCCGACCGCTCCGCCATCGGCGAGGCTTTCGCCTCCGCCACGAGCTCCTCCAGGGTGACGTAGGGCTCGAAGCTGTCGATCCGCCCGGCGAGAGCCTCGAGATCTAGATCCTCCGGATTTATCGCCGTCTCCACGATATCACCGGCGATCTCCTCCTCGTTGGGCCCTTCACTGCCCGCGTCGGACCCCTCGTCAGTGTCGCCGGTCAGCCGAACCGTCGGCACCCGCAACCGGGTAAACCCGGCCGCGAGCACGTAGTCGTGGGTCGGCGCAAGCGTCTCGAGGAGGTCAGTGAACGTGCCGTCCGATCCGCTGACGCTCCAGGTTCCGTCTTCGGCCAGTGTTACCGTCGTCGATAGATCTGGGTTCGGCTCCGCCGTGGACGTGCTGGCTGCGAGTCCGCCGTCCGCGACGCCCGTGCCCTCTCCGGTTCCCGTTTCGCGTTCGGCTGCCCGCACCGTGGCGACCCGGCCTTCGAGACGCGTCGCGAGCGATCGCACGACGGCGTCGGCGCCCGGGCCGACGACGCTGAGTGGTTGCATACGTAGTTCCCGGGGTCGCGTGGATAAATGGCTTTCCGCCGTAGTTCCGGCCGACCGAGTCGGCGGCGCCGGACTCGACGGTCACACCGCCGCGGTTTCGACGCCCCGCAGGCGGGCCTCAGCCCGAACCCACACCACGATCGTGGCCGGGAGCAACAGGATCGCCGCGAGGTAGGCGTACAGCACCCCCAGCGCGATCAGGATCCCGAACTCCGCGATCAGAGGAATCAATGCGACGTACAGCACGCCGATTCCGGTGACGGTCGTGAGCATACTGCCGGTCAACGCACCGCCGGTTCCTCGAACTGTCACCAGCAGCGCCTCGTACACGTCGACGGCGGGATCACCGTCGAATTCGTCGACGAATCGATGCATGAAGTGGACGGTGTAATCCACCCCGAGACCGATCGAGACTGCGAGGATCGGCGCGTTGATCGGTGTCAAGGCGATGTCGAACAGCCGCATCGATCCCGCCAGCAGGGCGACAGTCACGACGACGGGAACGAGGTTGATGATTCCGTAGATCGCCCGTCCTTCGAGCAGCCGGTAGCTGATCGCGAGAAACGCCGCCGTCAGCCCGAACGCCACGAACAGGCTCACGATCGCCGACTCGGTGATCCGGTCGATCACCGCCTGGTTCACCACGATCTGTCCGGTCGGCGTCGCCTCCAGCGTCTGGAACCGTTCTGCGACCACCCACGCGTCGCGAGTGGCGTCCGTCGCGTCCGCTTCGGCGGTGAGCTGGAACTGGATCCGGGTCGCGCTCCGGTCGTCGGCGAGATACGTCCGTGCCTGGTCACCTCGCGGGGAATCCAGAAGCGACTCGAACACCCGGTCGACGTCGCGGTCCGGAACGCCGTTTCCGGTGGTGTCGGTCTGCCGGACGAGCGCGCCGAACTCGGGGTTCTCTTCGGCGTGTTGTCGAGTCACGGAGAGCACGCTGCTGGCGTCCGCCTCGCGCCGGTCGCCGGCGAACGCCGGCGGCGGATCCCGGGTCGCGCGGTCGATCTCTCTGAGGGTGGCGTCCGAACGCACCTCCGGCCCCTCGATGTACAAGGTCACGCTCCCGATGAATCCCTGATCGAAGTCGTCCTCGAGTATCGAGATCACCTCCAGGAACGAGTAGGTTCCCGGTTTGAACGGCTCGGGAAGCCGATCGTACTGTTCGATGCGCTCTTCGTTCGGGAAGAACACCTCCTGGGAGAACTCCGTGTCCACGCCGGTCCCGTACGCGCCTGCCGCGCCCCCGACCACGAGTGCGACCACGAGGACGCCGACGGCACCCACCCTGGCCAGGGAAACGCCCGCCGGAAGGATCGTCCCCAGGATCGATCCCTTCCGTCCGAGCGGTTTCGTTCCGAACTGGGGGAACCGCCGTCCCTCCCGGAGCCGGTCGAAAGCGACCTTCGCCGCCGGGAGGAACACGCCGAAGATGAGGAACGTGAAGGTGATACCCGCCGCAGCGACCAGCCCGAAGTCCCGCAGGCTCCCGAGCGGGCTCGTCAGGTTCGCCGCGAAACTGAACACGGTGGTGATCGCGACGATGAGAAACGCCACAGTCAGCTGGCTGGTAGTTAGTAGCATTGCGTCGTCGATCCCGGCGCCGTCGAGCCGTTCCTCGCGGTACCGGTTGATGATGTGGATCCCGAAGTCGATCCCCACCGCGAGCAACAGCGGGAATATCGTCACCATCGTGTCGCCGAACGGGATCCCGGCGTATCCCATGAAGCCGAACGTCCACACGAGCGTCATCACGAGTGCGGCGACCCCGACCCCGAGGTCGACGGGGTCCCGGTACGCGATCACGAGGAAGAAGACGATCAGCAGTATCGCTGCGGGAAAGACGACGATTGCGGTGTCGTTGAGCAGTTGCAGGATCTCGTCTTCCAGGAGCGCGTCCGCGAAGACGACGACGTTGTCGTTGATCGTGTAGCCGTCGACGGTTTCGAGGACGTCGATCGTTCGATACTGCAGCGCCGCCCGGTCGGACTGTCCGGCGCCGGCGGGCAGGTCGTAACTCACCTGCAGTTGTGCCGTCGACGCCGATCCCGTAG
Coding sequences within:
- a CDS encoding aconitate hydratase, whose translation is MSGQDPFGAIREFEHDGTTYRMADLTALEDAGLCDLEKLPVSIRVLLESVLRNVDGEGITEDDVRNAAAWEPDVPDVEVPFTPSRVVLQDLTGVPAVVDLAALRSAADRNGADPSIVEPEVPCDLVIDHSVQVDYFGSEDAYEKNVELEYERNEERYRAIKWAQNAFDRFQVVPPGTGIVHQVNLEHLGQVVHDRERDGDRWLVPDTLVGTDSHTPMIGGIGVVGWGVGGIEAEAAMLGQPITMKLPEVVGVRLTGELPEGATATDLVLHITEQLREVGVVDRFVEFFGPGVSSLTVADRATISNMAPEQGSTISMFPVDESTLDYLELTGRDPEHVELVEEYLKAQGLFGEQEPEYTEVVEFDLGSVEPSLAGPKRPQDRVPMDGMKTHFRELVAEEVADATPEDPADLDRWFDDGGDGGAPETAAGGDAPTTTAGGDAAQMQKPSPTSKSNLGEKVSVELEDGTTAEIGHGSVVVSAITSCTNTSNPSVMIAAGLLAKNAVEMGLEVPDYVKTSLAPGSRVVTEYLEESELLPYLEDLGYHVVGYGCTTCIGNAGPLPESIEEAIDEHDLWTTSVLSGNRNFEARIHPKIKANYLASPPLVVAYGLAGRMDVDLEEEPIGVGDDGEPVYLSDVWPSPEEVKEAIHDNVDSSMFEEKYAEAFEGDARWEALDAPTGDVYEWDDESTYIREPPFFTDFPLEKPGVSNIEDARCLMLLGDTVTTDHISPAGPFGPDLPAGQWLMDHGVDPHEFNTYGSRRGNHEVMMRGTFANVRIENEMLDGTEGGYTIHHPTDEETTVFEASERYREEETPLVVLSGVEFGTGSSRDWAAKGTDLLGIRATIAESYERIYRDNLVGMGVLPLQFSPGDSWESLGLDGSEYFHIRGLDDGLEPNAELTVVAEKEDGETVEFPVTAQVGTPAAVTYVEHGGILHYVLRRLLTEEN
- the thrS gene encoding threonine--tRNA ligase, whose protein sequence is MSESDAQADVTVVLPDGSQLSVPEGSTVEDVAYEIGPGLGRDTVAGVVDGELVDKAAVVPDGARLEIVTDDADEYLRVLRHTAAHVFAQALQRLYPEAKLAIGPPTDEGFYYDVTNVDLDEDDLAEIEEEMERIVEADYELHRDERPREEAIHGYEDNRFKREILEEEAAGEAVVSFYVQDDWEDLCRGPHVESTGEVGAFALLNISSAYWRGDEDNETLTRVYGTAFETEDDLEEYLERREEAKKRDHRKIGREMDLFSIPTVTGPGLPLYHPNGKTVLRELEEYANELNRGAGYEEVETPHVFRTELWKQSGHYDNYRDDMFLLDVNEEEYGLKPMNCPGHATIFDQKSWSYRELPMRYFENGKVYRKEQRGELSGLSRVWAFTIDDGHLFVRQDQIEAEVRQVMDMIFEVIETFDLEVEVALATRPEKSVGSDEIWESAESQLREVLENDGHDYDLEPGDGAFYGPKIDFAFEDALGRSWDGPTVQLDFNMPERFDLTYTGEDNEEHRPVMIHRALYGSYERFFMVLIEHFDGNFPLWLAPEQVRILPVSDETLGYAHRVKNDLSEAGFRVDIEDRDWTVGRKIRAGHDDRLPYMLVVGPDEEETGTVSVRDRFEREKADVELEAFLEHLENEREEKRTEPDFLA
- a CDS encoding molybdopterin synthase — its product is MQPLSVVGPGADAVVRSLATRLEGRVATVRAAERETGTGEGTGVADGGLAASTSTAEPNPDLSTTVTLAEDGTWSVSGSDGTFTDLLETLAPTHDYVLAAGFTRLRVPTVRLTGDTDEGSDAGSEGPNEEEIAGDIVETAINPEDLDLEALAGRIDSFEPYVTLEELVAEAKASPMAERSGAIATFTGRVRVTDSPDDDRTERLVFEKYDGVAENRMDDIRKRLESRDEVFEVLLHHRSGVIEAGEDIVFVVVLAGHRKQAFRAVEDGIDQLKEEVPIFKKESTESEEFWLHERE